A window of the Macaca nemestrina isolate mMacNem1 chromosome X, mMacNem.hap1, whole genome shotgun sequence genome harbors these coding sequences:
- the EZHI gene encoding EZH inhibitory protein, whose protein sequence is MEKEQKHQQDKVQGGLNNKAALASGDACGTENQDPAASVPTVSSQASPSGGAALSSSTAGSSAAAATSAAIFITDEASGLPIIAAVRRERHSDLRDCLSPHEVFGCVMPEGGSQAAVGPQKATGHADEHLAQTKNPRNSRRRKQPCRNQAAPAQKAPGRRLFPGPLPPSSPGFRPSSHPRSGASTSSQATHPGPALLSHASEARPASQSRITLAASALRRRASAPGPVIRRCTAQPGPAFPRRATHLDAARLSPESAPGPARRGRASAPGSARRDRSSAPGPARRGRDSAPGPARRGHTSAPGPALRGRTARSDPARRSTSTTPGTGLPSRSTQRSSALLSRRSLSGPADENPSCGAGLRRLAFQSRSGSPDPEVPSRASPPVWHAVRMRASSPSPPGRFFLPIPQQWDESSSSYASNSSSCSPSRSPGLSPSSPSPEFLGLRSISTPSPDSLRRALMPEFYALSPVPPEEQAEIEGTAHPATPPEP, encoded by the coding sequence ATGGAGAAGGAACAGAAGCACCAGCAGGACAAGGTGCAGGGAGGGCTTAACAACAAAGCCGCCCTTGCCTCCGGGGATGCCTGCGGGACCGAGAATCAAGATCCTGCTGCTTCCGTCCCCACAGTCTCCAGCCAAGCATCTCCCTCGGGCGGCGCCGCTCTGAGCAGCAGCACAGCCGGTTCTTCCGCTGCAGCCGCCACCTCCGCCGCCATTTTCATCACCGATGAGGCCTCGGGGCTGCCAATCATAGCTGCTGTGCGGAGGGAGAGGCATTCTGACCTCCGGGACTGTCTCAGTCCTCACGAAGTCTTTGGGTGTGTGATGCCTGAGGGGGGCAGCCAGGCCGCTGTGGGACCCCAGAAGGCCACTGGCCACGCCGACGAGCACCTGGCCCAGACCAAGAACCCCCGGAACAGCCGTCGTAGGAAGCAGCCCTGCCGCAACCAGGCTGCTCCGGCTCAGAAGGCCCCAGGGCGGCGTCTGTTTCCTGGGCCTTTGCCGCCATCTTCTCCAGGGTTCCGGCCCAGCAGCCATCCCCGTTCCGGGGCTTCTACGTCGAGTCAGGCAACCCACCCAGGCCCTGCACTCCTAAGCCACGCATCTGAGGCAAGGCCTGCTAGCCAAAGCCGCATCACCCTGGCAGCTTCTGCTCTCCGCAGACGTGCATCTGCTCCAGGCCCTGTCATCCGACGCTGCACCGCCCAGCCAGGCCCTGCTTTTCCACGCCGCGCCACTCATCTAGACGCTGCTCGCCTAAGCCCTGAATCTGCGCCAGGCCCTGCTCGCCGAGGCCGTGCATCTGCGCCAGGCTCTGCCCGTCGAGACCGTTCATCTGCGCCAGGCCCTGCCCGCCGAGGCCGCGATTCTGCGCCAGGCCCTGCCCGCCGAGGCCACACATCTGCGCCAGGCCCTGCCCTTCGCGGCCGCACAGCAAGGTCAGATCCCGCTCGTCGCAGCACCAGCACGACGCCAGGCACTGGTCTCCCGAGCCGTTCCACCCAGCGAAGTTCAGCCCTTCTCAGCCGCCGCTCTCTGTCTGGGCCAGCTGATGAGAATCCTTCCTGTGGGGCTGGCTTACGAAGGCTTGCCTTTCAGAGCAGATCAGGCTCTCCTGATCCTGAGGTCCCAAGCCGTGCTTCCCCGCCTGTTTGGCATGCAGTCCGTATGCGTGCCTCCTCACCCTCACCCCCTGGGAGGTTCTTCCTTCCCATCCCTCAGCAGTGGGATGAGAGCTCCTCCTCCTATGCTTCCaactcctcctcctgctccccgAGTAGGTCTCCTGGCCTAAgcccctcttccccttcccctgagTTTCTGGGCCTGAGATCTATCTCCACTCCTAGCCCTGATAGCCTTAGGCGTGCCTTGATGCCTGAGTTTTATGCTCTGAGCCCTGTCCCTCCAGAAGAGCAGGCAGAAATAGAGGGCACAGCTCACCCTGCAACACCGCCTGAGCCGTGA